One window of Lagenorhynchus albirostris chromosome 16, mLagAlb1.1, whole genome shotgun sequence genomic DNA carries:
- the NDST2 gene encoding bifunctional heparan sulfate N-deacetylase/N-sulfotransferase 2 isoform X3 codes for MLKLWKVVRPARQLELHRLILLLIAFSLGSMGFLAYYVSTSPKAKEPLPLPLGDCSSGGAAGPGPVRPPVPPRPPRPPETARTEPVVLVFVESAYSQLGQEIVAILESSRFRYSTELAPGRGDMPTLTDHTRGRYVLVIYENLLKYVNLDAWSRELLDRYCVEYGVGIIGFFRAHEHSLLSAQLKGFPLFLHSNLGLQDYQVNPSAPLLHLTRPSRLEPGPLPGDDWTIFQSNHSTYEPVLLASLRPAEPPVPGPLPRRARLPTVVQDLGLHDGIQRVLFGHGLSFWLHKLVFVDAVAYLTGKRLCLDLDRYILVDIDDIFVGKEGTRMKVADVEALLTTQNKLRTLVPNFTFNLGFSGKFYHTGTEEEDAGDDMLLKHRQEFWWFPHMWSHMQPHLFHNRSVLADQMRLNKQFALVLPRQTCGLFTHTIFYNEYPGGSRELDRSIRGGELFLTVLLNPISIFMTHLSNYGNDRLGLYTFESLVRFLQCWTRLRLQTLPPVPLARKYFDLFPQERSPLWQNPCDDKRHKDIWSKEKTCDRLPKFLIVGPQKTGTTAIHFFLSLHPAVTSSFPSPSTFEEIQFFSSPNYHKGIDWYMDFFPVPSNASTDFLFEKSATYFDSEVVPRRGAALLPRAKIITVLTNPADRAYSWYQHQRAHGDPVALNYTFYQVISASSHAPLALRSLQDRCLVPGYYSTHLQRWLTYYPSGQLLIVDGQELRTNPAASMESIQKFLGITPFLNYTRTLRFDEDKGFWCQGLEGGKTRCLGKSKGRKYPDMDTESRLFLTDFFRNHNLELSKLLSRLGQPVPSWLREELQHSSPG; via the exons ATGCTCAAGCTGTGGAAGGTGGTACGCCCAGCTCGGCAGCTGGAACTGCACCGCCTCATACTGCTGCTGATCGCTTTCAGTCTGGGCTCCATGGGCTTCTTGGCTTACTACGTATCCACCAGCCCCAAGGCCAAGGAACCATTGCCCCTGCCCTTGGGAGACTGCAGTAGTGGTGGGGCAGCTGGTCCCGGCCCTGTACGGCCTCCAGTCCCACCCCGGCCCCCCAGGCCGCCAGAGACAGCACGAACTGAACCCGTGGTCCTTGTGTTTGTGGAGAGCGCATACTCACAGCTGGGGCAGGAGATTGTGGCCATCTTGGAGTCCAGCCGTTTTCGTTATAGCACTGAGCTGGCACCTGGCCGAGGGGACATGCCCACACTGACTGATCATACCCGTGGCCGGTATGTCTTGGTCATCTATGAGAACCTGCTCAAGTATGTCAACCTGGATGCCTGGAGTCGGGAACTGCTAGACCGGTACTGTGTGGAGTATGGTGTGGGCATCATTGGCTTTTTCCGAGCCCATGAGCATAGCTTACTGAGTGCCCAGCTCAAGGGCTTTCCCCTTTTTCTACATTCAAACTTGGGGCTCCAGGACTACCAAGTGAATCCTTCTGCCCCACTACTGCATCTCACACGCCCCAGCCGCCTGGAGCCGGGTCCACTGCCCGGTGATGACTGGACCATCTTCCAATCCAATCATAGCACATATGAACCAGTGCTTCTTGCCAGCCTTCGACCAGCTGAGCCCCCGGTGCCAGGACCCTTGCCTCGCCGGGCCCGGCTTCCCACTGTGGTACAGGACTTGGGGCTTCACGATGGCATCCAGCGGGTGCTCTTTGGCCATGGCCTCTCCTTCTGGCTTCACAAACTCGTTTTTGTTGATGCTGTTGCATACCTCACTGGCAAGCGCCTCTGCTTGGACCTTGACCGTTACATCTTGGTAGACATCGATGACATCTTTGTGGGCAAGGAAGGAACCCGCATGAAGGTGGCTGATGTTGAG GCTCTGTTGACCACCCAGAACAAACTCAGGACCTTAGTCCCCAACTTCACCTTCAACTTGGGCTTCTCGGGCAAGTTCTATCATACTG GGACAGAGGAGGAGGATGCAGGGGACGACATGCTGCTGAAGCACCGCCAAGAGTTCTGGTGGTTCCCCCACATGTGGAGCCACATGCAGCCACACCTGTTCCACAATCGCTCCGTGCTGGCTGACCAGATGAGGCTCAACAAACAGTTTGCTCTG GTGCTGCCACGGCAGACGTGTGGCCTCTTCACTCACACGATCTTCTATAATGAGTATCCCGGAGGCTCTCGCGAACTAGACCGGAGCATCCGAGGTGGAGAACTCTTTCTGACAGTGCTGCTTAATCCG ATCAGCATCTTTATGACTCATCTGTCTAATTATGGAAATGATCGGCTGGGCCTGTACACCTTTGAGAGCCTGGTGCGCTTTCTCCAGTGCTGGACACGGCTGCGCCTACAGAcccttcctcctgtccctctcGCACGGAAGTACTTTGACCTCTTCCCTCAAGAGCGAAGCCCCCTTTGGCAG AATCCCTGTGATGACAAGAGGCACAAAGATATCTGGTCCAAGGAGAAAACCTGTGATCGGCTCCCCAAGTTCCTCATTGTGGGACCCCAGAAGACAG GGACCACAGCTATTCACTTCTTCCTGAGCCTCCACCCAGCTGTGACTAGCAGTTTCCCAAGCCCCAGCACCTTTGAGGAGATTCAGTTCTTCAGCAGCCCTAATTACCACAAGGGCATTGACTG GTACATGGATTTCTTCCCTGTCCCTTCTAATGCCAGCACTGATTTCCTGTTTGAAAAAAGTGCCACCTACTTTGACTCAGAAGTTGTACCACGTCGGGGGGCTGCCCTCCTGCCGCGAGCCAAGATCATCACTGTGCTCACCAACCCTGCTGACAGGGCCTACTCCTGGTACCAG CATCAGCGAGCACATGGAGACCCAGTTGCGCTGAACTATACCTTCTACCAGGTGATTTCAGCCTCCTCCCATGCCCCTCTGGCACTTCGCTCCCTACAGGACCGTTGTCTTGTCCCTGGCTACTATTCCACCCATCTGCAACGCTGGCTGACATATTACCCCTCTGGACAG TTGCTGATTGTGGATGGGCAAGAACTGCGTACCAACCCAGCTGCCTCAATGGAGAGCATCCAGAAGTTCCTGGGTATCACACCCTTTCTGAACTACACACGGACCCTCAG GTTTGATGAAGATAAGGGATTCTGGTGCCAGGGACTTGAAGGTGGCAAGACTCGTTGTCTAGGCAAGAGCAAAGGCCGGAAGTACCCAGATATGGACACTGAG tCCCGCCTTTTCCTTACGGATTTTTTCCGGAACCATAATTTGGAGCTGTCGAAGCTGCTGAGCCGGCTTGGACAGCCAGTGCCCTCGTGGCTTCGGGAAGAACTGCAGCATTCCAGTCCGGGCTGA
- the NDST2 gene encoding bifunctional heparan sulfate N-deacetylase/N-sulfotransferase 2 isoform X2 has protein sequence MLKLWKVVRPARQLELHRLILLLIAFSLGSMGFLAYYVSTSPKAKEPLPLPLGDCSSGGAAGPGPVRPPVPPRPPRPPETARTEPVVLVFVESAYSQLGQEIVAILESSRFRYSTELAPGRGDMPTLTDHTRGRYVLVIYENLLKYVNLDAWSRELLDRYCVEYGVGIIGFFRAHEHSLLSAQLKGFPLFLHSNLGLQDYQVNPSAPLLHLTRPSRLEPGPLPGDDWTIFQSNHSTYEPVLLASLRPAEPPVPGPLPRRARLPTVVQDLGLHDGIQRVLFGHGLSFWLHKLVFVDAVAYLTGKRLCLDLDRYILVDIDDIFVGKEGTRMKVADVEALLTTQNKLRTLVPNFTFNLGFSGKFYHTGTEEEDAGDDMLLKHRQEFWWFPHMWSHMQPHLFHNRSVLADQMRLNKQFALEHGIPTDLGYAVAPHHSGVYPIHTQLYEAWKSVWGIQVTSTEEYPHLRPARYRRGFIHNGIMVLPRQTCGLFTHTIFYNEYPGGSRELDRSIRGGELFLTVLLNPISIFMTHLSNYGNDRLGLYTFESLVRFLQCWTRLRLQTLPPVPLARKYFDLFPQERSPLWQNPCDDKRHKDIWSKEKTCDRLPKFLIVGPQKTGTTAIHFFLSLHPAVTSSFPSPSTFEEIQFFSSPNYHKGIDCTDFLFEKSATYFDSEVVPRRGAALLPRAKIITVLTNPADRAYSWYQHQRAHGDPVALNYTFYQVISASSHAPLALRSLQDRCLVPGYYSTHLQRWLTYYPSGQLLIVDGQELRTNPAASMESIQKFLGITPFLNYTRTLRFDEDKGFWCQGLEGGKTRCLGKSKGRKYPDMDTESRLFLTDFFRNHNLELSKLLSRLGQPVPSWLREELQHSSPG, from the exons ATGCTCAAGCTGTGGAAGGTGGTACGCCCAGCTCGGCAGCTGGAACTGCACCGCCTCATACTGCTGCTGATCGCTTTCAGTCTGGGCTCCATGGGCTTCTTGGCTTACTACGTATCCACCAGCCCCAAGGCCAAGGAACCATTGCCCCTGCCCTTGGGAGACTGCAGTAGTGGTGGGGCAGCTGGTCCCGGCCCTGTACGGCCTCCAGTCCCACCCCGGCCCCCCAGGCCGCCAGAGACAGCACGAACTGAACCCGTGGTCCTTGTGTTTGTGGAGAGCGCATACTCACAGCTGGGGCAGGAGATTGTGGCCATCTTGGAGTCCAGCCGTTTTCGTTATAGCACTGAGCTGGCACCTGGCCGAGGGGACATGCCCACACTGACTGATCATACCCGTGGCCGGTATGTCTTGGTCATCTATGAGAACCTGCTCAAGTATGTCAACCTGGATGCCTGGAGTCGGGAACTGCTAGACCGGTACTGTGTGGAGTATGGTGTGGGCATCATTGGCTTTTTCCGAGCCCATGAGCATAGCTTACTGAGTGCCCAGCTCAAGGGCTTTCCCCTTTTTCTACATTCAAACTTGGGGCTCCAGGACTACCAAGTGAATCCTTCTGCCCCACTACTGCATCTCACACGCCCCAGCCGCCTGGAGCCGGGTCCACTGCCCGGTGATGACTGGACCATCTTCCAATCCAATCATAGCACATATGAACCAGTGCTTCTTGCCAGCCTTCGACCAGCTGAGCCCCCGGTGCCAGGACCCTTGCCTCGCCGGGCCCGGCTTCCCACTGTGGTACAGGACTTGGGGCTTCACGATGGCATCCAGCGGGTGCTCTTTGGCCATGGCCTCTCCTTCTGGCTTCACAAACTCGTTTTTGTTGATGCTGTTGCATACCTCACTGGCAAGCGCCTCTGCTTGGACCTTGACCGTTACATCTTGGTAGACATCGATGACATCTTTGTGGGCAAGGAAGGAACCCGCATGAAGGTGGCTGATGTTGAG GCTCTGTTGACCACCCAGAACAAACTCAGGACCTTAGTCCCCAACTTCACCTTCAACTTGGGCTTCTCGGGCAAGTTCTATCATACTG GGACAGAGGAGGAGGATGCAGGGGACGACATGCTGCTGAAGCACCGCCAAGAGTTCTGGTGGTTCCCCCACATGTGGAGCCACATGCAGCCACACCTGTTCCACAATCGCTCCGTGCTGGCTGACCAGATGAGGCTCAACAAACAGTTTGCTCTG GAGCATGGGATTCCCACGGATCTGGGGTACGCTGTGGCCCCCCACCACTCCGGCGTGTATCCCATCCACACACAGCTCTATGAGGCCTGGAAATCCGTGTGGGGCATCCAGGTGACCAGCACTGAGGAGTATCCCCATCTCCGCCCTGCCCGCTACCGCCGTGGCTTCATTCACAATGGCATTATG GTGCTGCCACGGCAGACGTGTGGCCTCTTCACTCACACGATCTTCTATAATGAGTATCCCGGAGGCTCTCGCGAACTAGACCGGAGCATCCGAGGTGGAGAACTCTTTCTGACAGTGCTGCTTAATCCG ATCAGCATCTTTATGACTCATCTGTCTAATTATGGAAATGATCGGCTGGGCCTGTACACCTTTGAGAGCCTGGTGCGCTTTCTCCAGTGCTGGACACGGCTGCGCCTACAGAcccttcctcctgtccctctcGCACGGAAGTACTTTGACCTCTTCCCTCAAGAGCGAAGCCCCCTTTGGCAG AATCCCTGTGATGACAAGAGGCACAAAGATATCTGGTCCAAGGAGAAAACCTGTGATCGGCTCCCCAAGTTCCTCATTGTGGGACCCCAGAAGACAG GGACCACAGCTATTCACTTCTTCCTGAGCCTCCACCCAGCTGTGACTAGCAGTTTCCCAAGCCCCAGCACCTTTGAGGAGATTCAGTTCTTCAGCAGCCCTAATTACCACAAGGGCATTGACTG CACTGATTTCCTGTTTGAAAAAAGTGCCACCTACTTTGACTCAGAAGTTGTACCACGTCGGGGGGCTGCCCTCCTGCCGCGAGCCAAGATCATCACTGTGCTCACCAACCCTGCTGACAGGGCCTACTCCTGGTACCAG CATCAGCGAGCACATGGAGACCCAGTTGCGCTGAACTATACCTTCTACCAGGTGATTTCAGCCTCCTCCCATGCCCCTCTGGCACTTCGCTCCCTACAGGACCGTTGTCTTGTCCCTGGCTACTATTCCACCCATCTGCAACGCTGGCTGACATATTACCCCTCTGGACAG TTGCTGATTGTGGATGGGCAAGAACTGCGTACCAACCCAGCTGCCTCAATGGAGAGCATCCAGAAGTTCCTGGGTATCACACCCTTTCTGAACTACACACGGACCCTCAG GTTTGATGAAGATAAGGGATTCTGGTGCCAGGGACTTGAAGGTGGCAAGACTCGTTGTCTAGGCAAGAGCAAAGGCCGGAAGTACCCAGATATGGACACTGAG tCCCGCCTTTTCCTTACGGATTTTTTCCGGAACCATAATTTGGAGCTGTCGAAGCTGCTGAGCCGGCTTGGACAGCCAGTGCCCTCGTGGCTTCGGGAAGAACTGCAGCATTCCAGTCCGGGCTGA
- the NDST2 gene encoding bifunctional heparan sulfate N-deacetylase/N-sulfotransferase 2 isoform X1 has translation MLKLWKVVRPARQLELHRLILLLIAFSLGSMGFLAYYVSTSPKAKEPLPLPLGDCSSGGAAGPGPVRPPVPPRPPRPPETARTEPVVLVFVESAYSQLGQEIVAILESSRFRYSTELAPGRGDMPTLTDHTRGRYVLVIYENLLKYVNLDAWSRELLDRYCVEYGVGIIGFFRAHEHSLLSAQLKGFPLFLHSNLGLQDYQVNPSAPLLHLTRPSRLEPGPLPGDDWTIFQSNHSTYEPVLLASLRPAEPPVPGPLPRRARLPTVVQDLGLHDGIQRVLFGHGLSFWLHKLVFVDAVAYLTGKRLCLDLDRYILVDIDDIFVGKEGTRMKVADVEALLTTQNKLRTLVPNFTFNLGFSGKFYHTGTEEEDAGDDMLLKHRQEFWWFPHMWSHMQPHLFHNRSVLADQMRLNKQFALEHGIPTDLGYAVAPHHSGVYPIHTQLYEAWKSVWGIQVTSTEEYPHLRPARYRRGFIHNGIMVLPRQTCGLFTHTIFYNEYPGGSRELDRSIRGGELFLTVLLNPISIFMTHLSNYGNDRLGLYTFESLVRFLQCWTRLRLQTLPPVPLARKYFDLFPQERSPLWQNPCDDKRHKDIWSKEKTCDRLPKFLIVGPQKTGTTAIHFFLSLHPAVTSSFPSPSTFEEIQFFSSPNYHKGIDWYMDFFPVPSNASTDFLFEKSATYFDSEVVPRRGAALLPRAKIITVLTNPADRAYSWYQHQRAHGDPVALNYTFYQVISASSHAPLALRSLQDRCLVPGYYSTHLQRWLTYYPSGQLLIVDGQELRTNPAASMESIQKFLGITPFLNYTRTLRFDEDKGFWCQGLEGGKTRCLGKSKGRKYPDMDTESRLFLTDFFRNHNLELSKLLSRLGQPVPSWLREELQHSSPG, from the exons ATGCTCAAGCTGTGGAAGGTGGTACGCCCAGCTCGGCAGCTGGAACTGCACCGCCTCATACTGCTGCTGATCGCTTTCAGTCTGGGCTCCATGGGCTTCTTGGCTTACTACGTATCCACCAGCCCCAAGGCCAAGGAACCATTGCCCCTGCCCTTGGGAGACTGCAGTAGTGGTGGGGCAGCTGGTCCCGGCCCTGTACGGCCTCCAGTCCCACCCCGGCCCCCCAGGCCGCCAGAGACAGCACGAACTGAACCCGTGGTCCTTGTGTTTGTGGAGAGCGCATACTCACAGCTGGGGCAGGAGATTGTGGCCATCTTGGAGTCCAGCCGTTTTCGTTATAGCACTGAGCTGGCACCTGGCCGAGGGGACATGCCCACACTGACTGATCATACCCGTGGCCGGTATGTCTTGGTCATCTATGAGAACCTGCTCAAGTATGTCAACCTGGATGCCTGGAGTCGGGAACTGCTAGACCGGTACTGTGTGGAGTATGGTGTGGGCATCATTGGCTTTTTCCGAGCCCATGAGCATAGCTTACTGAGTGCCCAGCTCAAGGGCTTTCCCCTTTTTCTACATTCAAACTTGGGGCTCCAGGACTACCAAGTGAATCCTTCTGCCCCACTACTGCATCTCACACGCCCCAGCCGCCTGGAGCCGGGTCCACTGCCCGGTGATGACTGGACCATCTTCCAATCCAATCATAGCACATATGAACCAGTGCTTCTTGCCAGCCTTCGACCAGCTGAGCCCCCGGTGCCAGGACCCTTGCCTCGCCGGGCCCGGCTTCCCACTGTGGTACAGGACTTGGGGCTTCACGATGGCATCCAGCGGGTGCTCTTTGGCCATGGCCTCTCCTTCTGGCTTCACAAACTCGTTTTTGTTGATGCTGTTGCATACCTCACTGGCAAGCGCCTCTGCTTGGACCTTGACCGTTACATCTTGGTAGACATCGATGACATCTTTGTGGGCAAGGAAGGAACCCGCATGAAGGTGGCTGATGTTGAG GCTCTGTTGACCACCCAGAACAAACTCAGGACCTTAGTCCCCAACTTCACCTTCAACTTGGGCTTCTCGGGCAAGTTCTATCATACTG GGACAGAGGAGGAGGATGCAGGGGACGACATGCTGCTGAAGCACCGCCAAGAGTTCTGGTGGTTCCCCCACATGTGGAGCCACATGCAGCCACACCTGTTCCACAATCGCTCCGTGCTGGCTGACCAGATGAGGCTCAACAAACAGTTTGCTCTG GAGCATGGGATTCCCACGGATCTGGGGTACGCTGTGGCCCCCCACCACTCCGGCGTGTATCCCATCCACACACAGCTCTATGAGGCCTGGAAATCCGTGTGGGGCATCCAGGTGACCAGCACTGAGGAGTATCCCCATCTCCGCCCTGCCCGCTACCGCCGTGGCTTCATTCACAATGGCATTATG GTGCTGCCACGGCAGACGTGTGGCCTCTTCACTCACACGATCTTCTATAATGAGTATCCCGGAGGCTCTCGCGAACTAGACCGGAGCATCCGAGGTGGAGAACTCTTTCTGACAGTGCTGCTTAATCCG ATCAGCATCTTTATGACTCATCTGTCTAATTATGGAAATGATCGGCTGGGCCTGTACACCTTTGAGAGCCTGGTGCGCTTTCTCCAGTGCTGGACACGGCTGCGCCTACAGAcccttcctcctgtccctctcGCACGGAAGTACTTTGACCTCTTCCCTCAAGAGCGAAGCCCCCTTTGGCAG AATCCCTGTGATGACAAGAGGCACAAAGATATCTGGTCCAAGGAGAAAACCTGTGATCGGCTCCCCAAGTTCCTCATTGTGGGACCCCAGAAGACAG GGACCACAGCTATTCACTTCTTCCTGAGCCTCCACCCAGCTGTGACTAGCAGTTTCCCAAGCCCCAGCACCTTTGAGGAGATTCAGTTCTTCAGCAGCCCTAATTACCACAAGGGCATTGACTG GTACATGGATTTCTTCCCTGTCCCTTCTAATGCCAGCACTGATTTCCTGTTTGAAAAAAGTGCCACCTACTTTGACTCAGAAGTTGTACCACGTCGGGGGGCTGCCCTCCTGCCGCGAGCCAAGATCATCACTGTGCTCACCAACCCTGCTGACAGGGCCTACTCCTGGTACCAG CATCAGCGAGCACATGGAGACCCAGTTGCGCTGAACTATACCTTCTACCAGGTGATTTCAGCCTCCTCCCATGCCCCTCTGGCACTTCGCTCCCTACAGGACCGTTGTCTTGTCCCTGGCTACTATTCCACCCATCTGCAACGCTGGCTGACATATTACCCCTCTGGACAG TTGCTGATTGTGGATGGGCAAGAACTGCGTACCAACCCAGCTGCCTCAATGGAGAGCATCCAGAAGTTCCTGGGTATCACACCCTTTCTGAACTACACACGGACCCTCAG GTTTGATGAAGATAAGGGATTCTGGTGCCAGGGACTTGAAGGTGGCAAGACTCGTTGTCTAGGCAAGAGCAAAGGCCGGAAGTACCCAGATATGGACACTGAG tCCCGCCTTTTCCTTACGGATTTTTTCCGGAACCATAATTTGGAGCTGTCGAAGCTGCTGAGCCGGCTTGGACAGCCAGTGCCCTCGTGGCTTCGGGAAGAACTGCAGCATTCCAGTCCGGGCTGA